The proteins below are encoded in one region of Hordeum vulgare subsp. vulgare chromosome 3H, MorexV3_pseudomolecules_assembly, whole genome shotgun sequence:
- the LOC123444861 gene encoding auxin transporter-like protein 1 produces the protein MVPREHGEEAIVADGHGKEEEVGVMGVSSGGADGDEEQHGGGKFSVTSFLWHGGSVWDAWFSCASNQVAQVLLTLPYSFSQLGMLSGILLQLFYGFLGSWTAYLISVLYVEYRSRKEKEGVSFKNHVIQWFEVLDGLLGPYWKAAGLAFNCTFLLFGTVIQLIACASNIYYINDRLDKRTWTYIFGACCATTVFIPSFHNYRIWSFLGLGMTTYTAWYLAIAALINGQVEGVTHTGPNKLVLYFTGATNILYTFGGHAVTVEIMHAMWKPAKFKYIYLLATLYVFTLTLPSASAMYWAYGDELLAHANAFSLLPKTAWRDAAVILMLIHQFITFGFACTPLYFVWEKVIGMHDTKSVCLRALARLPIVVPIWFLAIIFPFFGPINSAVGALLVSFTVYIIPALAHILTYRSASARANAAEKPPFFLPSWTGMFVLNAFIVVWVLVVGFGLGGWASMVNFIRQINTFGLFAKCYQCPKPGAAAVAPGPSSLHH, from the exons ATGGTGCCGCGCGAGCATGGGGAGGAGGCGATCGTGGCGGACGGGCacggcaaggaggaggaggtcggggtGATGGGCGTGAGCAGCGGCGGCGCGGACGGCGACGAGGAGCAGCACGGCGGCGGCAAGTTCAGCGTCACCAGCTTCCTCTGGCACGGCGGCTCCGTCTGGGACGCCTGGTTCAGCTGCGCCTCCAACCAG GTGGCTCAGGTGCTGCTGACGCTGCCCTACTCCTTCTCGCAGCTGGGGATGCTCTCGGGCATCCTGCTGCAGCTCTTCTACGGCTTCCTGGGCAGCTGGACCGCCTACCTCATCAGCGTCCTCTACGTCGAGTACCGCTCCCGCAAGGAGAAGGAGGGCGTCAGCTTCAAGAACCACGTCATCCAG TGGTTCGAGGTGCTCGACGGGCTGCTGGGCCCGTACTGGAAGGCGGCCGGGCTGGCCTTCAACTGCACGTTCCTCCTCTTCGGCACCgtcatccagctgatcgcctgcgcCAG CAACATCTACTACATCAACGACCGGCTGGACAAGCGGACGTGGACATACATCTTCGGCGCGTGCTGCGCGACGACGGTGTTCATCCCGTCGTTCCACAACTACCGGATCTGGTCCTTCCTGGGGCTGGGCATGACCACCTACACCGCCTGGTACCTCGCCATCGCCGCGCTCATCAACGGCCAGGTCGAGGGCGTCACCCACACCGGACCAAACAAGCTCGTCCTCTACTTCACCGGCGCCACCAACATCCTCTACACCTTCGGCGGCCACGCCGTCACAGT GGAGATCATGCACGCGATGTGGAAGCCGGCCAAGTTCAAGTACATCTACCTGCTGGCGACGCTGTACGTGTTCACGCTGACGCTGCCGTCGGCGTCGGCCATGTACTGGGCGTACGGGGACGAGCTGCTGGCGCACGCCAACGCCTTCTCGCTGCTGCCCAAGACGGCGTGGCGGGACGCCGCCGTGATCCTCATGCTCATCCACCAGTTCATCACCTTCGGCTTCGCCTGCACGCCGCTCTACTTCGTGTGGGAGAAGGTGATCGGCATGCACGACACCAAGAGCGTCTGCCTCCGCGCCCTCGCCAGGCTCCCCATCGTCGTCCCCATCTGGTTCCTCGCCATCATCTTCCCCTTCTTCGGCCCCATCAACTCCGCCGTCGGCGCCCTCCTCGTCAGCTTCACCGTCTACATCATCCCCGCCCTCGCCCACATCCTCACCTACCGATCCGCATCCGCACGCGCC AACGCGGCGGAGAAGCCGCCCTTCTTCCTGCCGAGCTGGACGGGGATGTTCGTGCTCAACGCCTTCATCGTGGTGTGGGTGCTGGTGGTGGGCTTCGGGCTGGGCGGCTGGGCCAGCATGGTCAACTTCATCCGCCAGATCAACACCTTCGGCCTCTTCGCCAAGTGCTACCAGTGCCCCAAGCccggcgccgccgccgtcgccccggGCCCCTCCTCGTTGCACCACTAG